Proteins found in one Cinclus cinclus chromosome 8, bCinCin1.1, whole genome shotgun sequence genomic segment:
- the VAMP4 gene encoding vesicle-associated membrane protein 4 isoform X1, with translation MPPKFKRHLNDDEVTGSVKSERRNLLEEDSDEEEDFFLRGPSGPRFGPRNDKIRHVQNQVDEVIDVMQENITKVIERGERLDDLQDKSDSLSDNAAAFSKRAKHLRRQMWWRDCKMKAIIAMVVVILLLVIIVPIVLKYRS, from the exons ATGCCTCCCAAATTCAAGCGGCACCTGAACGACGACGAGGTGACGGGCTCGGTGAAGAGCGAGCGG agGAACCTCTTGGAGGAAGACTCTGATGAAGAGGAAGACTTTTTCTT GAGAGGGCCTTCTGGACCCAGGTTTGGACCCAGGAATGACAAGATCAGGCA TGTCCAGAACCAGGTGGATGAAGTCATCGATGTCATGCAGGAGAACATCACCAAGGTGATCGAAAGGGGCGAGCGCCTGGATGACCTGCAGGATAAATCAG ACAGTTTATCAGACAACGCAGCAGCTTTTAGCAAAAGAGCCAAGCATCTCCGGAGACAGATGTGGTGGCGAGACTGTAAG ATGAAGGCGATCATAGCGATGGTCGTGGTCATTCTCCTGCTCGTCATCATCG TCCCCATAGTCCTGAAGTACCGTTCCTGA
- the VAMP4 gene encoding vesicle-associated membrane protein 4 isoform X3 → MPPKFKRHLNDDEVTGSVKSERRNLLEEDSDEEEDFFLGPSGPRFGPRNDKIRHVQNQVDEVIDVMQENITKVIERGERLDDLQDKSDSLSDNAAAFSKRAKHLRRQMWWRDCKMKAIIAMVVVILLLVIIVPIVLKYRS, encoded by the exons ATGCCTCCCAAATTCAAGCGGCACCTGAACGACGACGAGGTGACGGGCTCGGTGAAGAGCGAGCGG agGAACCTCTTGGAGGAAGACTCTGATGAAGAGGAAGACTTTTTCTT AGGGCCTTCTGGACCCAGGTTTGGACCCAGGAATGACAAGATCAGGCA TGTCCAGAACCAGGTGGATGAAGTCATCGATGTCATGCAGGAGAACATCACCAAGGTGATCGAAAGGGGCGAGCGCCTGGATGACCTGCAGGATAAATCAG ACAGTTTATCAGACAACGCAGCAGCTTTTAGCAAAAGAGCCAAGCATCTCCGGAGACAGATGTGGTGGCGAGACTGTAAG ATGAAGGCGATCATAGCGATGGTCGTGGTCATTCTCCTGCTCGTCATCATCG TCCCCATAGTCCTGAAGTACCGTTCCTGA
- the VAMP4 gene encoding vesicle-associated membrane protein 4 isoform X2, which produces MPPKFKRHLNDDEVTGSVKSERRNLLEEDSDEEEDFFLRGPSGPRFGPRNDKIRHVQNQVDEVIDVMQENITKVIERGERLDDLQDKSDSLSDNAAAFSKRAKHLRRQMWWRDCKMKAIIAMVVVILLLVIIGLRV; this is translated from the exons ATGCCTCCCAAATTCAAGCGGCACCTGAACGACGACGAGGTGACGGGCTCGGTGAAGAGCGAGCGG agGAACCTCTTGGAGGAAGACTCTGATGAAGAGGAAGACTTTTTCTT GAGAGGGCCTTCTGGACCCAGGTTTGGACCCAGGAATGACAAGATCAGGCA TGTCCAGAACCAGGTGGATGAAGTCATCGATGTCATGCAGGAGAACATCACCAAGGTGATCGAAAGGGGCGAGCGCCTGGATGACCTGCAGGATAAATCAG ACAGTTTATCAGACAACGCAGCAGCTTTTAGCAAAAGAGCCAAGCATCTCCGGAGACAGATGTGGTGGCGAGACTGTAAG ATGAAGGCGATCATAGCGATGGTCGTGGTCATTCTCCTGCTCGTCATCATCG GCTTAAGGGTTTGA